A single genomic interval of Carassius gibelio isolate Cgi1373 ecotype wild population from Czech Republic chromosome A22, carGib1.2-hapl.c, whole genome shotgun sequence harbors:
- the LOC127943011 gene encoding AP-3 complex subunit beta-2 encodes YVIVIKDTFLRYLKEREQEQLIKILSFLFHIFRHDDLKEMLDSNKDSLKLEAMKRIVAMIARGKNASDLFAAVVKNVACKNIEVKKLVYVYLVCYAEEQQDLALLSISTFQRGLKDPNQLIRASARDIRVTIIVPIMMLAIKEAASDMSPYVRKTAAHAIPKLHSLDPDQKDQLIEVIEKLLADKTTLVAGSVVMAFEEVCPDRIDLIHKNYRKLCNLLIDVEEWGQVVIINMLTRYARTQFLNPNINESLLEENSEKAFYASDDEEEEDKKDEVAPLAKRKPYVMDPDHRLLLRNTKPLLQSRNAAVVMAVAQLYFHLAPKAEVGIIAKALVRLMRSHSEVQYVVLQNVATMSIKRRGMFEPYLKSFYIRSTDPTQIKILKTYIKSMDKDFVAASIQAIGRCATNIGEVRDTCLNGLVQLLSNRDGKITKLLTQYVLNLAKYDQNYDIRDRARFIRQLIVPTDKSGALSKYAKKLFLALKPAPVLESTFKDRDHFQLGSMSHLLNAKAGGYQELPDWPESAPDPSVRNVELKDSVCARRTVLTGPEGAGVLLLQTTRGSSNMQDLPKKCPKALTKTISPFSLFMKILLSLSDTF; translated from the exons TATGTCATTGTTATAAAGGACACCTTTCTGAGATATTTAAAGGAGAGAGAACAAGAACAGTTGATAAAAATTCTGTCTTTTTTGTTTCACATCTTCAGACACGATGACCTGAAGGAGATGCTGGACAGTAATAAAGACTCCTTGAAGCTGGAGGCCATGAAGCGCATTGTAGCG ATGATCGCCCGGGGGAAGAACGCCTCAGATCTCTTCGCTGCCGTGGTGAAGAACGTGGCCTGTAAGAACATCGAG GTGAAGAAGCTGGTGTATGTGTATCTCGTCTGCTACGCTGAAGAACAGCAGGATCTCGCTCTGTTGTCCATTTCCACCTTCCAGAGAGGACTGAAG GACCCCAACCAGCTGATCCGTGCGAGCGCCCGAGACATCAGAGTGACCATCATCGTGCCCATCATGATGTTAGCCATCAAAGAGGCGGCGTCTGACATGTCTCCATACGTCCGCAAGACCGCAGCTCATGCCATACCCAAACTACACAG tctggatccagatcaGAAAGATCAGTTGATTGAAGTCATCGAGAAGCTGCTGGCTGATAAAACCACA ctggtaGCAGGCAGTGTGGTGATGGCGTTTGAGGAAGTGTGTCCGGACCGCATCGATCTGATCCATAAGAACTACCGTAAGTTGTGTAACCTGTTGATTGACGTGGAGGAGTGGGGTCAGGTGGTCATCATCAACATGCTCACGCGCTACGCCAGGACACAGTTCCTCAACCCCAACATCAAC gAATCTCTGCTGGAGGAGAACAGCGAGAAGGCCTTCTATGCCTCtgatgatgaggaagaggaagataagaAAGATGAGGTGGCCCCTCTAGCGAAGAGGAAGCCGTACGTGATGGACCCCGATCACAGACTCCTACTGAGGAACACCAAACCCCTGCTACAGAGCCGCAACGCtgct GTGGTGATGGCAGTAGCTCAACTGTACTTCCATTTGGCTCCTAAAGCAGAGGTGGGAATCATCGCTAAGGCTTTGGTCAGGTTAATGCGCAGCCACAG TGAAGTGCAGTATGTCGTGCTTCAAAACGTGGCCACGATGTCCATCAAGAGACGA GGAATGTTTGAGCCGTATCTGAAGAGTTTTTATATTCGCTCTACGGACCCAACGCAGATCAAAATCCTCAAG ACGTATATTAAGAGCATGGATAAGGATTTTGTGGCGGCCAGCATTCAGGCCATTGGTCGCTGTGCTACAAACATCGGCGAGGTCAGAGACACCTGTCTGAATGGACTCGTACAGCTGCTGTCCAATAGAGATGGTAAGATT aCTAAACTGTTGACGCAATATGTACTGAACCTAGCGAAATATGATCAAAACTATGACATCAGAGATCGTGCCCGCTTTATCCGCCAACTCATTGTGCCCACTGATAAGAGCGGTGCTCTTAGCAAATACGCAAAGAAGCTTTTCCTTGCACTCAAGCCTGCCCCTGTCCTGGAGTCTACATTTAAAG aCAGAGATCACTTCCAGCTGGGGTCAATGTCTCATCTGCTGAACGCTAAAGCCGGCGGATACCAGGAGCTGCCCGACTGGCCCGAATCGGCGCCTGACCCTTCCGTGCGCAACGTGGAGTTGAAGGATTCTGTGTGTGCAAGGCGAACAGTTCTGACAGGGCCAGAGGGCGCAGGGGTGCTTCTCCTACAgaccaccagagggagctccaACATGCAAGATCTCCCAAAGAAATGCCCCAAAGCGCTGACCAAAACAATCTCTCCATTTAGcctttttatgaaaatattgcTTTCCCTCTCAGATACCTTTTAA